A stretch of the Teredinibacter haidensis genome encodes the following:
- the casA gene encoding type I-E CRISPR-associated protein Cse1/CasA has translation MNLVQDPWLPFLLKDGTHKTLPISAIVDEDVVDFALPRADFHGAAYQFSIGLLQTVFAPKDRYQWLEYYENPPETEILQKAFDTAAHAFNAVGDGPLFMQDFNELEDSKPSSISGLLIEAPGGNGIKLNTDHFVKRGIGETMSLEMALLALFTLQINAPAGGVGHRVGLRGGGPLSTLVLPQNERSSLWQKIWLNVVNRDFWRYEDPNFQDASVFPWLSTTKTSDKKGSEIYASDVHPLHMYWAMPRRIRLAYSQSEGFCEIAGVPCNQTVSEYRAQNYGGNYSGSWSHPLTPYRWNIKKPDEEHLSIKGQPGGITYKIWDVLTLTDSDSGQQCAIVVRHFYSVCELLEQQQSEVPRLWAFGYDMDNMKARGWYSVSLPIFSLVPEQQEALLAEVKSLQKLATDSLWHCRTQIKTAWFERPGDAKGDFSFIDLAFWQRTEADFFHAVQQLVENAPNDKPTLAPKQASSWLTALRNTVLDLFDELALSELGAERSMTKRIKARQQLTGWLFGGKDIKAFKKENNIDRLEETA, from the coding sequence GGCTGCCGTTCTTGTTAAAAGATGGCACACATAAAACATTACCTATCTCAGCAATTGTTGATGAGGACGTTGTCGATTTCGCCTTACCCAGAGCAGATTTTCACGGGGCGGCTTACCAATTTTCCATAGGATTGCTGCAAACCGTTTTCGCACCGAAAGACAGGTACCAATGGCTGGAATACTATGAAAACCCACCGGAAACAGAAATCTTACAGAAAGCGTTTGATACGGCCGCGCACGCATTTAATGCGGTGGGAGATGGGCCTCTGTTTATGCAGGATTTTAATGAACTGGAGGATTCAAAACCCTCTTCGATATCTGGGTTGTTGATAGAAGCACCTGGCGGCAACGGTATAAAACTTAATACAGATCATTTCGTAAAGCGTGGGATTGGCGAAACCATGTCGTTGGAAATGGCATTGCTTGCGTTGTTCACACTGCAAATAAATGCGCCTGCAGGTGGTGTAGGCCATAGAGTAGGATTGCGAGGTGGGGGGCCATTATCGACGCTGGTTTTACCTCAGAATGAGCGTTCCAGTCTGTGGCAAAAAATTTGGTTAAACGTCGTAAACAGAGATTTTTGGCGCTATGAAGATCCAAATTTTCAAGATGCGAGTGTTTTTCCTTGGCTAAGCACAACAAAAACCAGTGATAAAAAAGGCTCAGAAATATACGCCTCTGATGTTCATCCGCTACACATGTATTGGGCTATGCCACGGCGAATTCGACTGGCATATAGTCAATCAGAAGGGTTTTGTGAAATTGCTGGGGTGCCGTGTAACCAAACGGTATCGGAATACAGAGCACAAAATTATGGCGGTAACTATTCTGGCAGTTGGTCGCACCCATTAACCCCGTACAGGTGGAACATTAAAAAACCGGACGAAGAACATTTATCGATCAAAGGCCAGCCCGGCGGCATTACCTACAAAATATGGGATGTCCTAACGTTAACCGATAGTGACAGTGGACAGCAATGCGCTATTGTTGTTCGTCATTTTTACTCGGTTTGTGAGCTGCTGGAACAGCAGCAAAGTGAGGTGCCGCGGCTTTGGGCCTTTGGTTACGATATGGATAACATGAAGGCACGAGGTTGGTATTCCGTTTCGCTTCCAATTTTTTCTCTTGTGCCAGAGCAACAGGAAGCCCTGCTAGCTGAAGTAAAGAGCCTGCAAAAATTAGCAACTGATTCTCTTTGGCACTGCCGAACGCAGATAAAAACGGCTTGGTTTGAACGCCCCGGTGATGCCAAAGGCGATTTTAGCTTTATCGATTTGGCTTTCTGGCAGCGAACAGAGGCAGATTTTTTTCATGCCGTTCAGCAGCTTGTCGAAAACGCGCCTAACGACAAGCCCACGTTAGCGCCCAAGCAAGCGTCTTCCTGGCTAACGGCTTTACGAAATACCGTTCTGGATTTATTCGACGAACTGGCATTATCTGAGTTGGGGGCGGAAAGATCCAT